GGCAGCGCGATAGTTTTTTCTCGACAGTTTACACTGTGTATGAATAGCGCacaattgaaatgtaaactgaatataattaaacaataaaaaaagatttaaaaagaatatttaaaattcaaaattcgataaaataaaggtgttgattttaataaaggtttgaAAATCGTCACTTCTCTAGGAAAGAagttgtattatttaattcgttttttttttttaatacctttTTCCGGGTCCACGGTTAGCAGTAAAAGACGTTGGTTTGAAATTCagaattctttttatttaaattatgtttaatgtACTTAATTATTACTTAGCTAATTTTCAGAATTTCAGTCAGTTGAAAACTTATAAGATCATTATCCTGGCCTGAATCTGAAGTTATTAATCCGCAATCATTAGAAACGATATCATTTTTTCTTGGCTTAGTGAATGAACGATGGCGtgaagaaaagttttttgacaTTGTCAAGGAGTTTTCGGTGGCACAAGCAGATCCTTGATTGACGATAATACCAAAAGCATCGCGTAATTTCGCTAAAACTgaacataaaattttgaaacgcTTTATTATTCTCTTTGGATCGACATGAATCGAAAGTTCCAGTACAGCCTGACATTCTCGTAGAATTAGAACAAAATCCTGATGCAAGCGTTTTCCATCTTCCCCGAGTGCCTGATAATTTACCTTAAGCTGAAAATGTTGATGCAAAATATTACCCATTTGAGCAATATTTAACAGATGATCCTTGGGATAAAGTTTCTCGGCGCTGTGAATACTTTCAGCTAAAATATCCAAATAACTGCTCATTAAGGCACGACTGTCAATAATTTCATGAATAATATTGCGAAAAAGCACAAGCTCCTCCTTAAAGTGATGTTCCAGGATGTCAGCATGTTGTATACCGGATGTCGTCGTTTGAAGCTGGAAGGCGGGTAGAATGCAGGAATCCAACGATTCCAATGATGCGAGACAACTACGAACAATTGTTTTAGTCTTAACATCTTCGGTAAACGCTATAGCAATTACTCCAATCTGTTGAATGCGATCCATATTAACATCAAAATCTGAGATGAGTTTATCGACTGAAGTTTTTGAAGCTTCACACAGTTGTAATATATTCTTTAGCCGGATTACAGATACTTTCTCAATGTCGAAAAAGCTTGTGAAGATCAGTCGCAATAGGGCCTCATTAAGGTATGTCTCCAATGAATATAAAGCACGTTGAAGCGACAAGGCTTCTAGTTTTCGCTCTCCAGGATTATGTTCATCAAAGTTCCTCTCGAAGGCGGTACATTCGTCCAAAACTGTCTCACAAATAGAACTCAGTGCCTTTTTATCTGATGCCAAAGCCACGTTTGCAAAGGCTAATGCATGTTTAACAATGTGATTCACTTCGGTATATAATTGATGAGCCCCACAATTTTGTACTTCATTGAGATCCCGACAGCTATTGGTGTCATCTTCGTTATCACTTATACTTTCGGGCACAATTTCATTATAG
The genomic region above belongs to Drosophila innubila isolate TH190305 chromosome 3R unlocalized genomic scaffold, UK_Dinn_1.0 2_E_3R, whole genome shotgun sequence and contains:
- the LOC117793009 gene encoding serendipity locus protein alpha, with amino-acid sequence MEKLFIQLSACTELIEKGSTGNICWLNKFCAAFHKFASDFKLYLPELAPKYDLEGNIKIHVETIFLCFTQVLTCITQLERTINIEENLGHGAHLLVTRTHFLERIDWCVRRLHASLYQLYEEASAATEVKLEDLSFVELLDLSLDKLESYNEIVPESISDNEDDTNSCRDLNEVQNCGAHQLYTEVNHIVKHALAFANVALASDKKALSSICETVLDECTAFERNFDEHNPGERKLEALSLQRALYSLETYLNEALLRLIFTSFFDIEKVSVIRLKNILQLCEASKTSVDKLISDFDVNMDRIQQIGVIAIAFTEDVKTKTIVRSCLASLESLDSCILPAFQLQTTTSGIQHADILEHHFKEELVLFRNIIHEIIDSRALMSSYLDILAESIHSAEKLYPKDHLLNIAQMGNILHQHFQLKVNYQALGEDGKRLHQDFVLILRECQAVLELSIHVDPKRIIKRFKILCSVLAKLRDAFGIIVNQGSACATENSLTMSKNFSSRHRSFTKPRKNDIVSNDCGLITSDSGQDNDLISFQLTEILKIS